From the genome of Pseudomonadota bacterium:
AAAGGCGAATCCGCCCGCCCGAGCGCCCAGGTGAAGACTCGCCGGGCTTCTTGGGCCTTGCCCAGTTCCAGCAACGCGCGGCCTTCACCAAGCGCGGCCCACACACCGACCGGAGAATCCGGAGCCCGCTGGCGCGCGCCTCGGTATTGCTTTGACGCCTCGGTGGCTCGCGCTTCGCGCGATGCGAAGGTCGGCTCTTCGGAAGCCTCTCCTGCGTCCTCGTGCCCCTGGACGATCGCGACTCGCGAAGTGGCGACCGCGCGGGCCAGCGTCCCGGTTGCCTCCCCAGCGGAACTGCGCGAGTGCCACTCGAGCGCCACGATGCCGGCGCCAACGGCAGCCACACCGAGCGTCGTGGCTACCAGCAGCGTGCGGTGCTCGTGGAACCAATCACGCGCGCTAAACAGGCCCTCGCCCACCTTGCGCACCTCTGCTGGTGTGATCCCGCGCTTGGCGGCCTTGCGTGCCGCCTTGGCCGCCTTCTTGGCCGCCAGCCGCTGTCCGGCCGTCAGAGGCTGGGTCCGCTGCGCTTCACCTTCACTGGCTGCCACGATTACCCTTCCCCGCCGCCGTTTCAGGACCGCCTGGTGCCCGCGCGGGGCGAGCGAATATACCGCCCCGCCCTGCCAAGTCAACGCGGCTTTCGGCTCGCTGCATGCTCTCGCTGTGCGCTGCGGGCTCGGCTTCTTGCTGGGCTCAGCTTCTTGCTGGGCTAGCTTCATTATCGCGCGATGCTATTGCGCGCGGGTGTCCTGGCGACGCCCAGGGGCCAAGGGCCCGCACCGGTCGCCGTGGCCGGCAGTCGTGGCAGCGGGCTGCATGCTGTTGAGCTCCCGCCCGGCGCTAGCTTACGACGAGCAGGTCACGGCCGGAGTGGCTGCGGGCTATGCCTTCTTGGCTTCCGAGCAGCCGGCCCACACTGCCGCACTTGCCTTGGACGCCACCCTCGGGCTCGGCGAGCGCTGGTCGCTCGGCACGCGGGTTGGCCTCTTGCTGCACCCGGCGGGCGGCAGCAAGACGCCCATGGGGTTCGTGAGCCTGGACCTGCTGTACCTGGTCGATGTACTGCAGGTGGTGCCCTTCGCCGGGGTGGGCCTGGACGGCCTGCTGTCCGATGGCCTGGGGCTCGGGACCCATGTTCGCGCCGGGATGGACTACCTATGGAGCCGAGACCTGCTGTTGGGTGCTGACGTCCGCGCGTGTGTGTTCTTCGCCGAGGCGCTGCGGCTGACCGGCTGTCTCGCCGCCAGCGTGCACGCGAGCCTGGTCTTCGACGTGTGAGCGATCCACACGAGCGACCCCGCGCAGGCTGCCCACCGTGGCCGGTCCGACGCCACGGACGCGCACGAGCTCGTCGAGCGTGTGAAACGGCCCGTGCCGCTTGCGATGCTCCGCGATACGCCGTGCGAGGGCTGGTCCGATGCCCGGCAGCAGCTGCAGGCTGTCCGGATCGGCTCTGTTGATATCCAGCGTGCCCCGATCGAGCAGGTCAGCCGCCGCACCCTGCCAAGCTTGCCAAGCCTGCCAAGCTTGTGCTCCGGCGCCTGGTCGCGGCCGGCCCGGCGGCGAGCCGGCCGTCTTACGCGATCGCGGCGCGCGGTCATGGGGAGCCGCGAACCCAAACGCTGGTATCAGCGCCCTCAGCACCAGGGCGAGCGTCAGCAGCGAGGCACAGATCAGGGGTGCGGAGCGTGGCATCGGGGCCGGCGAACCTCCCGGCATGTCATCGGCCCGGATCGTGGCCTGTTGCGCGCCGCCGGTCTCGACCAGCTGTTGCTGCACGGCGGTTACAGGCCGGCGGTTACAAGCCGTTGCGCGCAGGAGCTTGCTCGGCGAGCCCGAATCCGTCGTGCAAGGTGCGTACTGCAAGCTCCGCGTAGCGCTCGTGGATCAAGCAGGACACCTTGATCTCGCTGGTGCTGATCGCTTGGATATTGATGCCCTCGCGTGCCAGGAGCTCGAACATCCTGGCCGCCACCCCGGCATGACTTCGCATGCCGAGTCCCACGATGGAGACCTTGACCACGGCGCTATCCACGACGACTTCACCGGCGCCGACTTGATGGGCCAGACTGATGGCAAGCTGCCGGGCCTGCGCCACATCACCCTTGCCCGCAGTGAAGGTCAGATCGGTGGTTCCCTGCAGCGAGACGTTCTGGATGATCATGTCCACGCATACGTTTGCTTGCGCCAGCTGCTTGAAGATCTTCGCGCTGATCCCAGGTTCGTCAGGCAGCGAACGTATGGTGAGCTTCACCTCGTTCTTGTCCGAGGCCACACCTGCCACGACGACCGACTCGAGCTCACGGGTTTCCGCGCCCACCCAGGTGCCGTCGCGCTCGGTGAAGCTCGAGCGAACGTGAATCGGGACTCCGAATTTCATGGCAACCTCCACGGATCTGATCTGCAGCACCTTGGCGCCCAGCGAAGCCAGCTCGAGCATCTCCTCATAAGAAATCCGCGCGACCTTGCAGGCGTTCTTGCAGATGTTGGGGTCCGCAGTGAAGACGCCCTCGACGTCGGTGTAGATCTCGCAAGCATCGGCGCCGATCGCCGCCGCCACGGCCACCGCGGTCGTGTCGGTGCCACCGCGGCCGAGCGTCGTGATGTTGCCCTCTTCGTCAAGGCCCTGAAATCCGGCTACCACCGGAACCTGGCCCGCCTGCAGCACCTGGTGCAGCGCGCGGACATCGATCGCCAGTATCCGCGCCTTGGAAAAGACACCGTCGGTGAGCAGACGCAGCTGGTGGCCGATCAGCGATCGCGCCGGGGTCTTGAGGGTCTGCAGCGCAATCGAGAGCAGCGCCGAGCTGACCTGCTCGCCGGTGGACACGAGGGCGTCCATCTCTCGAGGGTTCGGTCGCTCCTCGAGCGACTGGCCAAGGGCAAAAAGCCGGTTGGTCTCGCCGGCCATGGCGCTCACCACTGCCACGACCTGATGACCTTGGTCGCGGGCGGCGGCGATGCGTTGCGCCACGACGCGGATCCGCTCCAGCGAGCCCACGCTGGTGCCACCGTACTTTTGGACCAACAGAGCCACAGCGCGCGCACTTCTAGCGCCCGAGGCCCCCTAGTCAAGCCTGTTTCAGCGGGGCTAGTCCTGGTTGGGCGTCGCCTCCTTGTTGTTGGGTGCGGGCTTCTTGGGCTCGGGCCCCTTGGCCGGCTTGCCACCGGTATTCGCTGGCGCCGGCGGCCCCGATTCACCCGAGAAGGGTTGCCCGAGCTCATCGCGCAGTTTTCGCTGCAAGCGGTCAAGCAGCATGCGCTCCACGTACTGGGGCATCGAAGGTACGTGGATCACGATCCTCACCCCCATCTTGCCGTAGTGTCGCGACGGAAGCAGCTCGGCGCTGCCCGGAAACGACCGGGGCCCCTCGCGGTACTTGAACAGCAAGTAGCCGTTTTTGAGGTCCTTCTCAGCGATCTCGAAGCCCAGGTCGACGCGCACGAGGCGCACCAGCGCGGGCCAGGTCTGCGATCGCTGATAGCCATAGTCGAATCCGGTTCGGGCCTGAGCTGCAGCGGGAAACACACCCAGCACACACAACAGCAGCAGCCAGCGAGCCATGACCCACTCTAAGCGCCGCTGCCGCGCAAGGGCAACTTTCCGGAGCTGGTGTCAACGAAGACGCGCTTCACGCCTCCTCCTGCCCGTGCAGTGAGGCTCTTCCGCAGTCCCGCCGATACTTGGCGTCTCGAGCACGGCCTGCGACCATGCGCGCCCATCAAACCGTCCTGGCGGTGCCAGTTATCTTCGCTTCCTGCCCCTATTCGGCGGCACGGCCGGAAG
Proteins encoded in this window:
- a CDS encoding aspartate kinase; amino-acid sequence: MALLVQKYGGTSVGSLERIRVVAQRIAAARDQGHQVVAVVSAMAGETNRLFALGQSLEERPNPREMDALVSTGEQVSSALLSIALQTLKTPARSLIGHQLRLLTDGVFSKARILAIDVRALHQVLQAGQVPVVAGFQGLDEEGNITTLGRGGTDTTAVAVAAAIGADACEIYTDVEGVFTADPNICKNACKVARISYEEMLELASLGAKVLQIRSVEVAMKFGVPIHVRSSFTERDGTWVGAETRELESVVVAGVASDKNEVKLTIRSLPDEPGISAKIFKQLAQANVCVDMIIQNVSLQGTTDLTFTAGKGDVAQARQLAISLAHQVGAGEVVVDSAVVKVSIVGLGMRSHAGVAARMFELLAREGINIQAISTSEIKVSCLIHERYAELAVRTLHDGFGLAEQAPARNGL